A genomic stretch from Bosea sp. F3-2 includes:
- a CDS encoding AbrB family transcriptional regulator has translation MKPFGYPTNRLTILWREVLVIALAAAGGGLFALLGMPAAWLSGSMVLSTAVALLRPLPTLRRPWFDATMVLSGTILGSSATPEALAAAARYPASLAVLLVGVAAIMLATGAYLRHIARWPWIDALLAAAPGALSTVLAVAQAKGANIGRISVVQLFRLLVLVACLPSLMQATGVSAGAPIPVAVSVSPGTMLWVTMAGLLLGLGLDRLGLAAPLMFGATFASAILHSSGLIEGTLPQPIQIAVQILLGSTMGGRIAHIPRKELRGLFPLAIGGFAVSIGVAFLFAWPAAWLAGTSYASGMVAFAPGGLEAMAMLAFAMGLDTLYVGAHHLVRFVIIGLAMPLVLTRVKSEPPR, from the coding sequence ATGAAACCCTTCGGCTATCCTACGAACCGGCTGACGATCCTCTGGCGGGAGGTGCTCGTCATCGCCTTGGCAGCTGCCGGCGGGGGCTTGTTCGCTTTGCTCGGCATGCCCGCCGCTTGGCTCTCGGGCTCGATGGTGCTGAGCACGGCCGTGGCGCTGCTGCGCCCGCTTCCGACGCTGCGCCGGCCCTGGTTCGACGCGACGATGGTGCTGTCCGGCACCATTCTCGGCTCTTCCGCCACGCCTGAGGCGCTGGCCGCGGCCGCGCGTTACCCGGCCTCGCTCGCGGTGCTGCTCGTTGGCGTTGCCGCGATCATGCTCGCGACCGGCGCCTATCTGCGCCATATCGCACGCTGGCCCTGGATCGATGCCCTGCTCGCCGCTGCTCCCGGCGCGCTCTCGACCGTGCTGGCCGTGGCCCAGGCCAAGGGCGCCAATATCGGACGCATCTCGGTGGTTCAGCTGTTCCGGCTGCTCGTCCTGGTCGCCTGTCTTCCCAGCCTCATGCAGGCGACCGGCGTTTCTGCCGGAGCGCCCATCCCGGTTGCGGTCTCGGTCAGCCCCGGCACCATGCTGTGGGTGACGATGGCGGGGTTGCTGCTCGGCCTCGGCCTCGACCGGCTCGGGCTCGCGGCACCGCTGATGTTCGGCGCGACCTTCGCCAGCGCGATCCTGCACAGTAGCGGCCTGATCGAAGGCACGTTGCCGCAGCCGATCCAGATCGCCGTGCAGATCCTGCTCGGCTCGACCATGGGCGGGCGCATCGCCCATATCCCGCGCAAGGAGCTCAGGGGGCTGTTCCCGTTGGCGATCGGCGGCTTCGCCGTCTCGATCGGTGTCGCCTTCCTGTTCGCCTGGCCGGCGGCCTGGCTCGCCGGCACATCCTACGCCAGCGGCATGGTCGCTTTCGCGCCGGGCGGGCTGGAAGCAATGGCGATGCTGGCCTTCGCGATGGGGCTCGACACGCTCTATGTCGGCGCTCACCACCTCGTGCGCTTCGTCATCATCGGTCTCGCCATGCCGCTGGTGCTGACGCGCGTGAAGAGCGAGCCGCCGCGCTGA
- a CDS encoding LysR family transcriptional regulator: MDRFGDLDVFAHVVTAKSMSAAGRQLNLSPAVISKRIRRLEERLGVRLLQRTTRQLALTEAGQGFYERVVSILSSIEEAEAWVASGAGQVRGTLRVSAPTSFGRMHVAPHLKRFLDGHPLVTVELVLSDAFVDVVGEGFDLAIRIADLQDSSLVAKRLAPNHRVLCATPGYLTTHGTPTEIGDLARHTLIAHNTDHWRLDGPEGPVSVRVNGPLRTNSSEVVREALLAGVGIALRSTWDVGPELKSGALQRVLPAYAVGSRVAVYAVYPSRRHMEQKVRAFVDYLADLYGATPYWDAGLAL; this comes from the coding sequence ATGGATCGATTCGGCGATCTCGATGTGTTTGCGCATGTGGTGACGGCGAAAAGCATGTCGGCGGCCGGCCGGCAGCTCAATCTGTCGCCCGCCGTCATCTCGAAGCGTATCCGCCGGCTCGAGGAGCGGCTCGGTGTGCGCCTGCTCCAGCGCACCACCCGTCAGCTGGCGCTGACCGAGGCGGGCCAGGGCTTCTATGAGCGCGTCGTCTCGATCCTGTCCTCGATCGAAGAGGCCGAGGCCTGGGTCGCGAGCGGCGCCGGCCAGGTGCGGGGCACGTTGCGCGTCTCTGCGCCGACCTCGTTCGGGCGGATGCATGTCGCGCCGCATCTCAAGCGCTTCCTCGACGGCCATCCGCTGGTGACGGTCGAGCTCGTTCTGAGCGACGCCTTCGTCGATGTCGTCGGCGAAGGCTTCGATCTGGCGATCCGCATCGCCGATCTGCAGGATTCCAGCCTCGTCGCCAAGCGGCTCGCCCCGAACCACCGCGTGCTTTGCGCCACACCGGGCTATCTCACCACCCATGGCACGCCAACCGAGATCGGCGACCTCGCCCGCCATACGCTGATCGCCCACAACACGGATCATTGGCGCCTCGACGGCCCGGAAGGCCCGGTCTCGGTGCGCGTCAACGGCCCCTTGCGGACCAATTCGAGCGAGGTGGTGCGCGAGGCGCTGCTGGCTGGCGTCGGCATCGCGCTGCGCTCGACCTGGGATGTCGGGCCGGAACTGAAATCCGGCGCGCTGCAACGTGTGCTGCCGGCCTATGCGGTCGGCTCGCGGGTCGCTGTCTACGCGGTTTATCCGAGCCGCCGGCATATGGAGCAAAAGGTGCGCGCCTTCGTCGATTATCTGGCCGATCTCTACGGCGCCACGCCCTATTGGGATGCGGGGCTTGCACTCTAG
- a CDS encoding SMP-30/gluconolactonase/LRE family protein, with protein sequence MFGVLEGTGVSVLDPRFHRVIPGSARVERLWTGARWSEEPAWFPAHNTLVWSDIPNNRMLRYDALSGHVGTFRQPARNANGNTVDAQGRLVTCEHGGRQVTRTEHDGSITVLASHYGGKRLNSPNDVVVKSDGSIWFTDPDYGILTDYEGDKSPSEIGACHVYRIDGESGEIAIVADDFVKPNGLAFSPDESILYIADTGASHDPENGPRHIRSFTIESDGCTLGASKVFATCTAGLFDGFRLDIAGRIWTSAADGVHIYHPDGTLIGKVAIPEIVANVCWGGPKLNRLFICGTTSLYSVMTHTNGAMRP encoded by the coding sequence ATGTTCGGTGTGCTCGAAGGCACGGGGGTTTCGGTCCTCGATCCGCGGTTCCACCGCGTCATCCCGGGCTCGGCCCGGGTCGAGCGGCTGTGGACGGGCGCACGCTGGTCGGAGGAGCCGGCCTGGTTCCCGGCGCACAACACGCTGGTCTGGTCGGATATCCCGAACAACCGGATGCTGCGTTACGATGCGCTCTCCGGCCATGTCGGCACCTTCCGCCAGCCGGCGCGCAACGCCAATGGCAACACCGTCGATGCACAGGGCCGGCTCGTCACCTGCGAGCATGGCGGGCGGCAGGTCACGCGCACCGAACATGACGGCTCGATCACCGTGCTGGCGAGCCACTATGGCGGCAAGCGCCTGAACTCGCCCAACGACGTAGTGGTGAAGTCGGACGGCTCGATCTGGTTCACCGATCCCGACTACGGCATCCTCACCGATTACGAAGGCGACAAATCGCCTAGCGAGATCGGTGCCTGCCATGTCTACCGGATCGACGGCGAGAGCGGCGAGATCGCGATCGTCGCCGATGATTTCGTCAAGCCCAACGGCCTCGCCTTCTCGCCGGACGAGAGCATCCTCTACATCGCCGATACCGGCGCGAGCCACGACCCCGAGAACGGGCCACGGCATATCCGCAGCTTCACGATCGAGAGCGACGGCTGCACGCTCGGCGCATCCAAGGTGTTCGCCACCTGCACAGCCGGGCTGTTCGACGGCTTCCGTCTGGACATCGCCGGCCGCATCTGGACGAGCGCGGCCGATGGCGTCCACATCTACCATCCGGACGGCACGCTGATCGGCAAGGTCGCGATCCCGGAGATCGTCGCCAATGTCTGCTGGGGCGGCCCCAAGCTCAATCGCCTGTTCATCTGCGGCACGACTTCGCTCTATTCCGTGATGACGCACACCAACGGCGCCATGCGGCCCTAA